The following proteins are encoded in a genomic region of Mahella australiensis 50-1 BON:
- a CDS encoding DUF4349 domain-containing protein, with product MDCDKVKELLPLYIDDGLSDDEMKAVSEHLADCSQCIEEYEHLKNIAAACKDLGFPAPPPDYKERVVAAVERDSKKQRKGMFGAAAAVIAAALLVFISISSIGDVTGINAVANSLSDIEQQAQTAPSQNQAFTESDSFMGDESRAVSEATGSSPGEEGMASITEAPQSNDKADQDTSTEEAPDTSKSAEQNLAIASANAEQRKIIKSAYLSLETDKFDSTVNSIIGRATALGGYVSNSEYNNRNEGKRTAHIEIKIPQQSFEQYLSDMGGYGKVVEDRRSGQDVTAQYIDTETRLKMLKIKEERLMELLSKAETLQDMFTIQDQLTNTQIEIERLTGDLKRWDDMVSYSTAIVDIYEVAKIEPEPEDNPNMWQRIGKAFIGSIKAIGRFFEGFVVFLFGAVPYIVLIGILAWGVVTFLKSKRNV from the coding sequence ATGGATTGCGACAAAGTAAAGGAATTATTGCCATTATATATTGATGATGGGTTAAGCGATGATGAGATGAAAGCGGTAAGCGAGCATTTGGCTGACTGCTCACAGTGCATTGAGGAATACGAGCACTTAAAAAATATTGCTGCGGCATGCAAAGATTTAGGATTTCCGGCTCCGCCGCCTGATTATAAAGAACGCGTGGTAGCTGCTGTCGAAAGGGATAGCAAAAAACAGCGCAAGGGCATGTTCGGCGCCGCGGCAGCCGTTATAGCGGCAGCGTTGTTGGTATTTATAAGCATATCGTCGATAGGCGATGTAACCGGTATTAATGCGGTTGCCAACAGCTTGAGCGATATAGAACAGCAAGCACAGACAGCGCCATCACAAAACCAAGCGTTTACAGAGTCGGATTCTTTTATGGGGGATGAGTCGAGGGCTGTGTCTGAAGCTACTGGAAGTTCTCCCGGAGAAGAAGGCATGGCATCGATTACCGAAGCTCCTCAGAGTAACGACAAAGCTGATCAGGATACGTCTACCGAAGAAGCTCCAGATACAAGCAAGAGTGCTGAACAAAACCTGGCGATAGCGTCGGCCAATGCTGAGCAGAGAAAGATAATAAAATCAGCATACCTTTCGTTGGAAACCGACAAATTCGATAGTACGGTTAATTCCATAATAGGCAGGGCTACAGCGCTGGGTGGTTATGTATCGAATTCGGAGTACAATAACCGTAATGAAGGTAAAAGGACGGCCCATATAGAGATTAAGATACCTCAGCAATCCTTTGAACAGTACCTCAGCGATATGGGCGGATATGGCAAAGTAGTGGAGGATAGGAGGAGCGGTCAGGATGTGACAGCTCAATATATCGACACCGAAACGCGGCTCAAAATGCTCAAGATTAAAGAGGAAAGGCTGATGGAGCTACTGAGCAAAGCGGAAACGTTGCAGGATATGTTTACAATCCAGGACCAATTGACCAACACGCAGATAGAAATTGAGCGGCTGACAGGGGATCTTAAACGTTGGGATGATATGGTTAGCTATTCTACGGCTATTGTAGATATATATGAGGTTGCTAAGATAGAGCCCGAGCCGGAGGATAATCCTAATATGTGGCAGCGTATTGGCAAAGCGTTTATAGGCTCTATAAAGGCCATCGGCAGATTCTTTGAGGGCTTTGTGGTCTTTTTATTCGGTGCCGTACCATATATTGTGCTTATAGGAATATTGGCATGGGGCGTTGTGACGTTTCTAAAGAGCAAAAGAAATGTATAA
- the spoVAC gene encoding stage V sporulation protein AC: MDAVKQHQQEEYQQFIKDKIPKPNLLRNAIAAFVVGGLICDVGQFISNFGQSYFNLNKDDTSAFTAIVLVFLGALLTGLGIYDRIGRFAGAGSVVPITGFANSIVSPAMEFKREGYVLGVGAKMFIIAGPVLVYGFSSSVALGILHLLFSR, translated from the coding sequence ATGGATGCTGTTAAGCAACACCAACAGGAGGAATATCAGCAATTTATAAAGGATAAGATTCCCAAACCGAATTTGCTGCGAAATGCTATAGCGGCTTTTGTGGTAGGAGGACTTATATGCGATGTTGGACAATTTATAAGCAATTTTGGACAAAGCTATTTTAACCTGAATAAAGACGATACATCGGCTTTTACGGCTATAGTGCTGGTGTTTTTAGGCGCTTTGCTTACGGGATTAGGTATATATGACCGAATAGGCAGGTTTGCAGGGGCAGGTTCTGTGGTTCCCATAACGGGTTTTGCTAATTCAATAGTATCGCCGGCTATGGAGTTCAAAAGGGAAGGCTATGTACTTGGTGTTGGAGCCAAGATGTTCATCATAGCTGGACCGGTGTTGGTATATGGTTTTTCCTCTTCGGTGGCGTTAGGTATATTGCATCTACTATTTTCGAGATAA
- the spoVAD gene encoding stage V sporulation protein AD, which translates to MAANSVGKQTVKLNNAPSVIATASIVGPKEGQGPLGQYFDKVLDDDLYGEKSWEKAEAKFFQEAVEKVIIKGHKDKQEINYLLGGDLLNQLISSDFAARQLGIPFFGLYGACSTMSEAMALGAMLVDGGYADNVVCAASSHFSTAERQYRFPLELGVQRPPTAHWTVTGAGAALVSNQGEGPYITMVTVGKVVDMGIKDSNDMGSAMAPAAADTIIAHFIDTGLTPNDYDLIITGDLGRYGKDIADELVKKAGYDISAKHFDCGVEIFSPSQDPHAGGSGCGCSACVLAAYLIPHMWDGTYNSMLFLATGALLSPTSSQQGESIPGIAHAVSIHRTK; encoded by the coding sequence TTGGCTGCAAATAGCGTGGGCAAACAGACAGTGAAGCTTAATAATGCGCCGTCAGTAATAGCTACGGCTAGTATCGTAGGCCCTAAAGAAGGCCAGGGACCATTGGGACAATATTTTGATAAGGTGTTGGATGATGATCTGTACGGCGAAAAGAGCTGGGAGAAAGCCGAAGCTAAGTTCTTTCAGGAGGCTGTGGAAAAGGTTATAATAAAAGGGCACAAAGATAAGCAGGAGATAAATTACCTGCTTGGAGGTGACCTACTCAACCAGCTTATATCGTCCGATTTCGCCGCCCGGCAGCTCGGCATACCGTTTTTCGGATTATATGGTGCATGTTCTACCATGTCAGAGGCCATGGCACTGGGGGCTATGCTGGTGGACGGTGGTTATGCGGATAATGTAGTATGTGCTGCATCGAGCCATTTTTCAACGGCAGAGAGGCAATACAGATTTCCGCTGGAATTAGGCGTCCAGCGGCCGCCTACGGCTCATTGGACGGTTACTGGTGCAGGCGCAGCTTTGGTTTCCAATCAAGGAGAGGGGCCTTATATAACAATGGTGACTGTCGGTAAGGTTGTGGACATGGGTATAAAGGACAGCAATGATATGGGATCGGCCATGGCGCCGGCGGCGGCTGATACCATAATTGCGCACTTTATTGATACCGGCCTTACGCCCAATGATTACGATTTGATTATTACTGGTGATTTGGGCAGATACGGAAAGGACATAGCTGATGAGCTTGTAAAAAAGGCTGGCTATGACATATCGGCTAAGCATTTTGACTGCGGTGTAGAGATATTCAGCCCGTCACAGGATCCTCATGCTGGGGGGAGTGGCTGCGGTTGCTCGGCGTGTGTATTGGCAGCTTACTTAATACCGCATATGTGGGATGGAACATATAACAGCATGCTATTTCTGGCTACCGGAGCACTCCTTAGTCCGACTAGTTCCCAGCAGGGCGAATCTATCCCGGGCATAGCTCACGCTGTGTCCATTCACAGGACGAAGTGA
- the yunB gene encoding sporulation protein YunB, which produces MYRLYSFKKRHKWNLFIALIVAVVIFALIFEWIDRSIAPTVLALSSAKARVIATQAINVAVNKKLADGIPYDQLITAITDDNGRVTMLQANTMRMNKLSSETALAVLDEMKSVSSTIVKVPIGSVLGGDILAGRGPYINIKILPVGSVVNDFVTEFENAGINQTRHKIYLRVKAHIKVVIPLNSQELEVVSQVPIAETVIVGNVPQSYVNLQEPDAKSDALNLLPDLND; this is translated from the coding sequence ATGTACAGGCTTTATAGTTTTAAAAAGAGGCATAAGTGGAATTTATTTATAGCATTGATCGTTGCAGTCGTAATATTTGCATTGATTTTTGAATGGATAGACCGCAGTATAGCCCCTACCGTGTTGGCATTATCCTCGGCCAAAGCCAGGGTGATAGCCACGCAAGCCATAAACGTTGCCGTAAACAAAAAACTTGCCGACGGCATACCCTATGATCAGCTCATAACAGCCATAACCGACGACAACGGGCGTGTTACCATGTTACAAGCCAATACTATGCGTATGAACAAGCTCAGCTCAGAAACGGCTCTGGCCGTGTTGGATGAAATGAAATCGGTATCATCCACTATTGTAAAGGTACCGATAGGTTCGGTATTGGGAGGGGACATATTGGCTGGCAGAGGGCCGTACATAAATATTAAAATACTTCCAGTAGGTTCTGTAGTAAACGACTTTGTGACCGAGTTTGAAAATGCCGGCATTAATCAAACCCGGCATAAGATATATTTGCGCGTAAAAGCCCATATAAAGGTGGTAATACCGTTAAACAGCCAGGAACTCGAGGTCGTAAGCCAAGTACCCATAGCCGAGACCGTCATAGTAGGCAATGTACCGCAAAGCTACGTAAATCTTCAGGAACCAGACGCCAAAAGCGATGCCTTGAACCTGTTGCCTGACTTAAACGACTGA
- the spoVAE gene encoding stage V sporulation protein AE produces the protein MEYVRAFIVGGTICLIGQVLMDTTKLTAARILVLFVTAGVVMAGLGIYEPIVEWGGAGATVPLTGFGYSLGKGAIEEVKKAGLLGAFTGGIKATAGGIAGAVTFGYIMAVLFNPKTKP, from the coding sequence ATGGAATATGTCAGAGCTTTTATCGTAGGTGGGACTATATGTCTTATAGGGCAGGTATTGATGGACACCACTAAGCTGACAGCAGCTCGGATACTCGTATTATTCGTAACAGCGGGGGTCGTTATGGCTGGCTTGGGTATATATGAACCGATAGTAGAATGGGGTGGAGCAGGTGCTACCGTGCCGTTAACCGGATTTGGTTATTCGTTGGGCAAAGGGGCTATTGAAGAGGTAAAAAAAGCCGGATTATTAGGTGCTTTTACAGGAGGAATAAAAGCTACTGCCGGTGGTATAGCAGGAGCAGTGACTTTTGGATATATAATGGCAGTGCTTTTTAATCCTAAAACAAAGCCGTAA
- a CDS encoding RNA polymerase sigma factor — protein MGGDRMADFDALFDEYNDKVYGLAYRLMGDRDDAMDISQEVFVKIFRNLKAFKGESTLATWIYRIVYNTCMDELRRRKIKQVSIADKPDLVDDNISVEEIYEADERKKAVHNALYKLDDDQRAVIVMRDIQGLSYEEIADVLQCPLGTVKSRLSRARFNLKEILKDYMELFDEVDV, from the coding sequence ATGGGAGGGGACAGGATGGCGGATTTCGATGCTTTATTCGATGAGTATAACGATAAGGTATACGGGCTGGCCTATAGACTGATGGGTGACAGAGATGATGCTATGGACATATCCCAGGAAGTATTTGTAAAAATATTTCGCAATCTTAAGGCTTTTAAAGGGGAGTCTACCCTGGCCACATGGATATACCGCATAGTATATAATACATGTATGGACGAATTGCGCAGGCGCAAGATAAAGCAGGTGTCCATCGCTGATAAACCTGATTTAGTGGATGATAACATCTCTGTAGAAGAGATATACGAAGCCGATGAACGGAAAAAAGCGGTACATAATGCCCTATATAAACTGGATGATGACCAGCGTGCCGTTATAGTCATGCGCGATATACAAGGCTTATCATATGAAGAAATCGCCGACGTGCTGCAATGCCCTCTGGGCACGGTAAAATCGAGGTTAAGCAGGGCCCGCTTTAATCTCAAAGAAATTTTAAAAGATTATATGGAACTTTTTGATGAAGTCGACGTCTAA
- the tyrS gene encoding tyrosine--tRNA ligase, with amino-acid sequence MTIDEELKILKKGVAEIISEEDLRKKLEKSHQENKPLTIKLGLDPSAPDIHMGHTVVLRKLKQFQDLGHQIVLIIGDFTGMIGDPTGKSETRKQLTREQVLENAKTYQKQIYKILDPDRTIIRFNSEWLAKLSFEDVIVLCSKYTVSRMLEREDFKKRMESQQPISIHEFFYPLMQAYDSIALAADVELGGTDQKFNILMGRTLQREYGQEPQVAMLMPILEGTDGVKKMSKSLGNYIGINESPDEIYGKTMSIPDELIIRYYELLTDIHPDKLNELKEQMESSLLNPRDVKMALAKELVTLYHGAQAAQAAEKQFVSIFQKGDIPDDIEEIKVPADVLKDSIWLPRFLADHKLAPTSSEGRRLIQQGAVKINGQKSSEENVRLKSGDIIQVGKRRFAKILPMD; translated from the coding sequence ATGACCATCGACGAAGAACTGAAAATATTGAAAAAGGGTGTAGCTGAGATAATCAGCGAAGAAGATCTAAGGAAAAAGTTAGAAAAGTCTCATCAAGAAAATAAACCATTGACAATAAAACTGGGGTTGGATCCCAGCGCCCCCGACATACATATGGGTCATACCGTAGTGCTGCGGAAATTGAAACAATTTCAGGACCTCGGCCATCAAATAGTCCTGATAATAGGTGATTTTACAGGTATGATAGGTGATCCTACCGGTAAGTCCGAAACACGCAAACAGCTTACCAGAGAACAAGTATTAGAAAATGCTAAAACCTATCAAAAACAAATATATAAAATATTGGATCCTGACAGAACTATAATACGCTTTAACAGTGAATGGCTGGCCAAATTAAGCTTTGAAGATGTTATAGTGCTTTGCTCCAAGTATACTGTATCGCGTATGTTGGAACGCGAGGATTTTAAAAAGCGCATGGAATCGCAACAGCCTATATCAATACATGAATTTTTCTATCCACTCATGCAGGCATATGACTCTATAGCTTTAGCCGCTGATGTAGAATTAGGGGGCACCGATCAAAAATTCAATATACTCATGGGCCGCACCCTTCAGAGGGAATACGGTCAAGAACCGCAAGTGGCTATGCTTATGCCTATATTAGAGGGTACCGACGGCGTTAAAAAGATGAGCAAGAGCCTTGGCAATTACATAGGCATCAATGAATCCCCGGATGAAATATATGGTAAAACCATGTCTATACCAGATGAGCTCATCATACGATATTATGAATTGCTGACCGACATACACCCAGACAAACTAAACGAACTCAAAGAGCAAATGGAAAGCAGCCTGTTAAATCCACGAGATGTCAAAATGGCACTGGCCAAGGAACTAGTTACGCTGTACCATGGTGCACAAGCAGCTCAGGCCGCGGAAAAACAATTCGTGAGCATATTTCAAAAGGGCGATATACCAGATGATATAGAAGAGATAAAGGTGCCTGCTGATGTGCTTAAGGACAGCATATGGTTGCCACGCTTTTTAGCTGATCATAAATTAGCTCCCACATCCAGCGAAGGCCGCCGTCTCATACAGCAGGGGGCTGTAAAGATAAATGGTCAAAAATCCTCCGAAGAAAATGTACGGCTCAAATCCGGTGATATAATACAGGTAGGCAAGCGGCGGTTTGCTAAAATACTGCCCATGGACTAG
- a CDS encoding NUDIX hydrolase codes for MLMRNCAGGVVFNDDKVFLLKNDKGEWVLPKGVIRNGNLATEVALRRVKEEAGIGAEIISTAGETCYEFFSISRQCPVCNQITWYIMRALDDKYHVNKEEGFTDGGYFPIDEAIRKITYSQDKSLVSLSYKKYKDLLLAVS; via the coding sequence ATGCTGATGAGAAACTGCGCTGGCGGTGTGGTCTTCAATGACGACAAAGTGTTTTTACTAAAGAATGATAAGGGCGAATGGGTATTGCCCAAGGGTGTGATTCGTAACGGGAATCTCGCTACAGAGGTGGCATTGCGCCGGGTGAAAGAAGAAGCCGGTATAGGTGCTGAGATAATCTCAACGGCGGGAGAAACCTGTTACGAATTTTTTTCTATATCTAGACAATGCCCTGTATGTAATCAGATAACATGGTATATAATGCGCGCATTGGATGATAAGTACCATGTAAACAAGGAAGAGGGATTTACTGATGGTGGCTATTTTCCTATCGATGAGGCTATAAGGAAGATAACGTATAGCCAGGACAAATCTCTGGTAAGCTTGTCGTATAAAAAGTATAAGGATTTGTTGCTTGCCGTTTCATAA
- a CDS encoding transglycosylase domain-containing protein has protein sequence MAYNNNGTDTSFKPRSQKHKGQSANKNHAFEPRKKEPNVFLKIFMTSLKILMVIVLIGIIAGIGAVIGIGKAYVDAAPPLDIAKISEQSQASFIYDSNGNLITKIHGVQDGRAIWREWVNISDIPKDMQDAFIAIEDERFRQHNGVDIKGIARAFISNLTGDSVSGGSTITQQLIKNTMLSPEQTYKRKIQEAYLAMDLEKKYSKDQILAAYLNTIDLGNSFYGVKAAANGYFGKELKDLSLREIATLAGITKNPSLYNPWRTDKADIVKQRSDTVLYKMYELGYINETEYNKALAEPIKTISKEESKEKYDSQVMPYFVDYALVSVEQKLAEKFISEGLGKDKAKEKANGVMATGGLKIYTTVDPKMQQTLENAVASYKNYPKLLSGVSKEGKETKAIQPQTAAVIIDYHTGQIKALVGGRSYPDNTRFALNRAYQSKRPVGSTMKPLGVYGPALDMRTATAATTYENIPAPIPGWRSERGYPGNFDGERGYTGLTTMRKAIQRSINIVAARAFMQDVGVENGYNYVTKFGLDILPSEKTPAGLTLGAAGASPLEMAAAYGAIANHGVYIEPLAFTKVEDKDGNILLDDKSRDKHVVLSEQASFILTDMLEDVVSSGTGTPTKLRGMKSAGKTGTTDDLTNAWFVGFTPYYSASVWMGHDDNKPLGKGTTGGGNAGGLWKAFMQPIHNELKNKPIYDKTPSGIIQVKVCTVSGELPTDLCYNDPRGSTVKTEYFIRGTQPTKTCDLHVAVQLCKESGKYATQYCPEESVETKAMVKRPDNSLYYTALSASQRAKVTDSKYELKNPQDPANQCNIHTKEWYDQQQQIINPPPPEEGQPPNEGNPPDDNAPPDEGNPPDESNPPDEDNPPDEGNPPGEHNRPNKDNSSQKQSLLDKLFPDNGRGTNNGQ, from the coding sequence ATGGCTTATAATAACAACGGTACTGACACATCCTTCAAGCCGAGGTCACAAAAACATAAAGGTCAGTCCGCCAATAAGAATCATGCATTTGAGCCTAGAAAAAAAGAACCGAATGTGTTTCTTAAGATATTTATGACCAGCTTAAAGATCTTAATGGTCATAGTGCTTATAGGCATAATAGCCGGCATAGGTGCTGTAATAGGCATAGGTAAAGCCTATGTGGATGCCGCACCGCCATTAGACATAGCTAAAATAAGCGAACAGAGCCAAGCATCATTTATTTATGACAGCAATGGAAATCTGATAACCAAAATCCACGGCGTCCAGGATGGCCGGGCTATTTGGCGTGAATGGGTCAATATTTCTGATATACCCAAAGATATGCAGGATGCGTTTATTGCTATAGAGGATGAACGCTTTCGTCAGCACAACGGAGTAGATATAAAGGGTATAGCGAGGGCGTTTATATCAAATTTGACCGGCGATAGCGTATCGGGCGGCAGCACCATAACGCAACAGCTCATAAAAAATACGATGTTATCTCCCGAACAGACATATAAGCGCAAAATACAAGAAGCCTACCTGGCTATGGACCTTGAAAAAAAGTATAGCAAAGATCAGATACTAGCTGCTTACCTAAATACCATAGATCTCGGAAATTCTTTCTATGGTGTTAAAGCCGCTGCTAATGGTTATTTCGGTAAAGAGTTGAAGGATCTCAGCTTGCGTGAAATCGCCACGCTCGCAGGCATTACCAAAAACCCATCGTTATATAACCCCTGGCGTACCGATAAGGCTGATATTGTAAAGCAGCGCAGCGATACTGTCCTGTACAAAATGTATGAATTAGGATATATAAATGAAACCGAATATAACAAAGCTTTGGCTGAGCCTATAAAGACTATATCCAAAGAGGAAAGCAAGGAGAAATATGATAGTCAGGTCATGCCTTACTTTGTCGATTATGCCTTGGTAAGCGTCGAACAAAAATTAGCCGAAAAATTCATCAGCGAAGGCCTAGGTAAAGACAAGGCCAAAGAAAAGGCAAATGGCGTAATGGCAACAGGCGGCCTTAAAATATATACTACCGTCGATCCCAAAATGCAACAAACATTGGAAAATGCAGTAGCTTCATATAAGAATTATCCTAAGCTATTGTCAGGTGTATCCAAAGAGGGTAAGGAAACAAAAGCTATACAACCTCAAACCGCAGCGGTTATTATAGACTATCATACAGGACAGATAAAGGCACTTGTTGGGGGCAGAAGTTACCCGGATAATACAAGATTCGCTCTCAACAGGGCCTATCAGTCAAAACGCCCTGTAGGCTCCACTATGAAACCATTGGGCGTATACGGTCCTGCTTTGGATATGCGTACTGCTACAGCAGCTACCACTTATGAAAATATACCTGCTCCTATACCCGGCTGGCGGTCAGAACGCGGATATCCGGGCAACTTCGATGGGGAGAGGGGGTATACGGGTCTCACTACTATGAGAAAAGCCATACAGCGTTCTATAAACATCGTAGCAGCAAGGGCTTTTATGCAGGATGTAGGTGTGGAAAACGGCTATAATTATGTAACCAAGTTCGGTTTGGACATTCTACCAAGCGAGAAAACACCAGCCGGCCTCACGCTGGGTGCGGCAGGCGCATCACCCCTTGAGATGGCCGCAGCCTATGGTGCCATAGCCAACCACGGCGTATATATAGAACCGCTGGCTTTCACAAAAGTCGAGGACAAAGACGGCAATATATTGCTCGATGATAAATCCAGGGATAAGCATGTAGTCTTAAGCGAACAGGCCTCCTTCATATTAACCGATATGTTGGAAGACGTAGTATCAAGTGGCACCGGTACTCCTACCAAATTAAGAGGGATGAAGTCGGCTGGTAAGACTGGTACTACTGATGATCTAACCAACGCATGGTTCGTAGGATTTACACCGTACTATTCAGCCTCTGTATGGATGGGCCACGACGACAACAAACCTTTGGGTAAGGGTACAACCGGGGGCGGAAATGCAGGTGGTCTCTGGAAGGCATTCATGCAGCCTATACACAATGAATTGAAAAATAAACCTATATATGATAAAACGCCAAGCGGTATCATACAGGTCAAGGTATGCACGGTATCAGGTGAACTGCCTACCGACCTCTGCTACAATGACCCCAGAGGTTCTACTGTCAAAACAGAATATTTTATCAGAGGAACTCAGCCCACTAAAACATGTGATCTGCACGTGGCCGTACAGCTATGCAAAGAATCCGGCAAATATGCAACACAGTACTGCCCGGAGGAAAGCGTTGAAACAAAAGCCATGGTAAAGCGACCGGATAATTCGCTTTATTATACAGCGTTGAGCGCCAGCCAGAGAGCTAAAGTCACAGATAGCAAATACGAATTAAAAAATCCTCAAGATCCGGCTAATCAATGCAATATACACACGAAAGAGTGGTATGACCAGCAGCAACAGATAATAAATCCCCCGCCGCCTGAAGAGGGTCAGCCTCCGAACGAGGGCAATCCTCCGGATGACAATGCACCACCGGACGAAGGCAATCCTCCGGATGAAAGTAATCCTCCGGACGAGGATAACCCACCAGACGAGGGTAATCCACCAGGCGAGCATAATCGACCAAACAAGGACAATTCTTCACAAAAGCAAAGCCTGCTGGATAAACTCTTCCCTGATAACGGCCGAGGCACAAACAATGGCCAATGA
- the folK gene encoding 2-amino-4-hydroxy-6-hydroxymethyldihydropteridine diphosphokinase: MSAKVNRVYLALGSNIGDRDRYIREAIDMLNGHEAIKIVKVSPTYNTAPVGYTDQADFLNAAVAIDTTLSPRELLVVCLDIEKRLGRVRTIRWGPRTIDIDIIFYDDLIINDDLLTVPHPRMHERRFVLQPLCDIAQNAVHPIYKKTVEQMYDEWKTKGDINFNV; the protein is encoded by the coding sequence ATGAGCGCCAAGGTTAACAGGGTTTATCTGGCTCTTGGTTCTAATATCGGCGATAGGGATAGGTATATAAGAGAGGCTATAGATATGCTGAACGGGCATGAAGCTATAAAGATCGTCAAAGTATCGCCGACTTACAATACAGCCCCAGTGGGTTATACCGATCAAGCCGACTTTTTAAATGCGGCTGTAGCTATCGATACGACGCTTTCTCCGCGCGAATTGCTGGTTGTCTGCCTTGATATAGAAAAGCGATTGGGGCGTGTCCGCACTATACGCTGGGGGCCGCGTACAATAGATATAGATATAATATTTTACGATGACCTTATAATAAACGATGATTTACTGACAGTGCCTCATCCCCGTATGCACGAGAGAAGGTTTGTGTTGCAACCTTTATGCGATATAGCGCAGAATGCGGTGCATCCTATATATAAAAAAACTGTTGAACAGATGTATGATGAATGGAAAACGAAAGGGGATATAAATTTTAATGTATAG
- a CDS encoding YigZ family protein, which translates to MQSTYRTVKDYAREQYVVKRSKFIASVKPVVNEDQAVAFLVDVRNEFYDATHNCYAYNILVDGSPLWRFSDDGEPSGTAGLPILNVIEQRSLSNVAIVVTRYFGGILLGAGGLVRAYSHAAALAVNAAGIMEMLPAKTICVITSYNLLSGIQKLVSAFEAQIGGTDYKDRVKMSIIVKTEVIDRFIKSLHDISKGDIDIRIENDTYMHN; encoded by the coding sequence ATGCAAAGCACGTATAGGACTGTAAAAGATTATGCCAGGGAACAGTATGTAGTAAAGCGTTCCAAGTTTATAGCATCAGTAAAGCCCGTTGTAAACGAGGACCAAGCCGTGGCGTTTTTAGTTGATGTGCGAAACGAGTTTTACGATGCCACCCATAATTGTTATGCTTATAATATATTGGTTGACGGTTCACCTTTATGGCGTTTCAGCGACGACGGTGAGCCAAGTGGGACAGCAGGTCTGCCGATATTAAACGTTATCGAACAGAGATCTCTTTCAAACGTTGCAATAGTGGTAACGCGTTACTTCGGCGGCATATTGCTTGGTGCAGGCGGATTGGTACGGGCTTACTCGCATGCTGCTGCTTTGGCTGTAAATGCGGCGGGTATAATGGAAATGCTGCCTGCTAAGACGATATGTGTGATAACGAGTTATAATCTTCTTAGCGGTATCCAAAAATTGGTTTCGGCTTTTGAGGCCCAAATCGGGGGAACAGACTATAAAGATAGAGTGAAAATGTCTATAATTGTTAAAACTGAGGTGATAGATAGGTTTATAAAATCTCTGCATGATATAAGCAAAGGCGATATAGATATACGCATAGAGAATGATACGTACATGCATAACTAG